From Brochothrix thermosphacta DSM 20171 = FSL F6-1036, a single genomic window includes:
- a CDS encoding DeoR family transcriptional regulator, with product MLKEERHKLILNELDATGLFDLKAFSRAYEMSEMTLYRDLQYLETTGKLIRISGGAKLLPIDSCVVCHKQPQSKRQRITLHLISGVEKKACCAHCALIYLEKHIKEVQQILGTDFLMDTTVNVKRANFVIGANLPHFCCDPSVYLFSECKIATQFTKGFGGRVLSLEKAIEEVSEVMSCCKHTKK from the coding sequence ATGTTAAAGGAAGAAAGACACAAACTCATATTAAATGAATTAGACGCAACAGGTCTATTTGATTTAAAAGCGTTTAGTCGAGCTTATGAAATGTCTGAAATGACACTCTACCGCGATTTGCAATACCTTGAAACGACAGGTAAGTTAATAAGAATTAGTGGTGGTGCGAAGCTATTACCGATAGATAGTTGTGTTGTTTGTCATAAACAACCGCAAAGTAAGCGTCAAAGAATAACACTGCATTTGATATCTGGGGTAGAAAAAAAAGCTTGTTGTGCTCATTGTGCACTCATATATTTAGAGAAGCATATTAAAGAGGTACAACAGATTTTAGGTACAGATTTTTTAATGGATACGACAGTTAATGTAAAGCGAGCTAATTTTGTAATCGGTGCAAATTTACCTCATTTTTGTTGTGATCCGAGTGTTTACCTTTTTTCAGAATGTAAGATTGCAACACAATTTACAAAAGGTTTTGGTGGGCGGGTACTCTCACTCGAAAAAGCAATCGAAGAAGTCAGTGAGGTGATGTCATGTTGCAAGCACACAAAAAAATAG
- a CDS encoding Gfo/Idh/MocA family protein, protein MTTFNWAIVGLGGIAANMADTLQARDNKIYAVASRSTAKAEAFAENYTVEKTYGSYSEVFADEKVDIVYIATPHNNHYEYIMEALHHNKHVLCEKAITVNSSELEEIIALAQEKKLFVSEAMTIFHMPLFKEIKRLINEGILGEMKMIQASFGSSKPYDVTSRFFNPDLAGGALLDIGTYAVSFARYFLSSQPHQIKTTMKQFETGVDEQSGILLQNNEGEIAVINLSIRAKTPKTAVLGGDKGYITITDYPRADKATFISTAGETTLIQAGSGADAMLYEVEDFEKLLLGNLENTLPLSKDVLDILTDVREQWGLVYSFEKK, encoded by the coding sequence ATGACAACATTTAATTGGGCGATAGTCGGACTAGGTGGTATTGCAGCTAACATGGCAGATACATTACAAGCAAGGGATAATAAAATTTACGCTGTTGCTTCTAGATCCACAGCAAAGGCAGAAGCATTTGCAGAAAATTACACTGTCGAAAAAACTTATGGTTCTTACTCAGAGGTTTTTGCAGATGAAAAAGTAGATATTGTATATATTGCTACACCACACAATAATCATTATGAATATATCATGGAAGCTTTACATCACAATAAGCATGTTTTATGTGAAAAAGCGATTACGGTTAACTCATCAGAACTCGAAGAAATTATTGCTTTAGCACAAGAAAAAAAATTATTTGTCTCTGAAGCGATGACAATTTTCCATATGCCTCTTTTCAAAGAAATTAAACGCTTAATTAATGAGGGCATTTTAGGTGAAATGAAAATGATTCAAGCCTCTTTCGGTAGTTCTAAACCTTATGATGTTACAAGTCGTTTCTTTAATCCTGATTTAGCTGGCGGGGCATTATTGGATATTGGTACCTATGCAGTTTCATTTGCACGTTACTTCCTTAGTAGCCAACCACATCAAATTAAAACAACGATGAAACAATTTGAAACAGGTGTAGATGAACAATCGGGTATCTTACTGCAAAATAATGAGGGTGAGATTGCTGTCATCAATCTAAGCATACGTGCCAAAACACCAAAAACAGCCGTTCTTGGTGGGGATAAAGGTTACATAACTATTACAGACTATCCTAGAGCTGATAAAGCAACATTTATAAGCACTGCTGGAGAAACCACGCTGATTCAAGCAGGGAGTGGCGCCGATGCGATGCTTTATGAAGTTGAAGATTTTGAAAAACTCCTGCTCGGAAATCTTGAAAACACATTACCTTTAAGCAAAGACGTGTTGGATATTTTAACAGATGTTCGTGAACAATGGGGCTTAGTTTACTCGTTTGAAAAAAAATAA
- a CDS encoding DUF2187 family protein, producing the protein MSEKKEIVPVGEVGDLVKFKRVDMSGEGIILKFLTNSAVLTITKRESAIEEVKANPTTVVNFKNYKVIKK; encoded by the coding sequence TTGTCAGAAAAAAAAGAGATTGTACCAGTTGGAGAAGTAGGAGACTTGGTAAAGTTTAAACGAGTAGATATGTCTGGAGAAGGTATTATTTTAAAATTCTTAACTAACTCTGCAGTTCTAACGATTACAAAGAGAGAGTCGGCAATTGAAGAAGTAAAAGCTAATCCGACAACAGTCGTAAACTTTAAAAATTATAAAGTCATAAAAAAATAA
- a CDS encoding cold-shock protein, translating to METGKVKWFNSEKGFGFIERENGDDVFVHFSAIQSEGFKTLEEGQAVTFEVEDGQRGPQAANVDKA from the coding sequence ATGGAAACAGGTAAAGTAAAATGGTTTAACTCAGAAAAAGGTTTTGGTTTTATCGAACGCGAAAACGGCGACGATGTATTTGTACATTTCTCAGCTATCCAATCTGAAGGATTCAAAACTTTAGAAGAAGGCCAAGCTGTTACTTTTGAAGTAGAAGATGGTCAACGTGGACCTCAAGCTGCTAACGTTGATAAAGCGTAA
- a CDS encoding fructose-bisphosphatase class III yields the protein MSKGQEKYLNLLSKQYKNKAETITEIINLEAILNLPKGTEHFLSDLHGEYDAFEQVFRNGSGVIKRKIHHLFNDRLTSKEINTLATLIYYPRPKMSLILRELNDTEKNEWYRLTILRLIELTNFVSSKYTRSKVRKQMPSDFIYIIEELLYQNNAQIEKDDYYNEIITSLIHLNAAQDLIHAFSKLIRRLVVDHLHIVGDVFDRGPAPDKIIGRLKENHSLDFQWGNHDMIWMGAASGSAVCLANVLRISARYLNLDTVEESYGISLRSLAIFADEVYANDPATAFQPKTQEHAEETTTELQQIARMHKAIAIIQFKLEGEIIQRHPEFNMENRRLLDKIDYAAGTISIAGKDYLLTDTHFPTINPKSPYTLTPEESEVIHRLVSGFVNSEKLQEHVAFLYSKGSMYLRYNGNLIYHGCIPLDDDGSFEKLLIAGKTYSGRSLLDQFDRFAREAYSQPDGSEIKKNALDYVWYLWTGETSPLFGKKAMTTFERYFIEDKTTHYEKKNAYYQLRNNVSTVDKILVEFDLNPDIGHIVNGHTPIKEGKGETPIKADGKMLVIDGGFSKAYHNVTSIAGYTLIYNAYGLQLVRHQPFTSTEDAISNETDIVSTRRIIETETSRKMVKDTDIGFKLTAQITDLKALLLAYRSGIIKEKNV from the coding sequence TTGTCAAAAGGACAAGAAAAGTATTTGAATTTGTTATCAAAACAATATAAAAACAAAGCAGAAACAATTACAGAGATTATTAATCTTGAGGCCATCCTTAATTTACCAAAAGGAACAGAGCATTTTTTAAGCGATCTTCATGGTGAGTATGATGCCTTCGAACAAGTTTTTCGTAATGGATCGGGTGTCATTAAACGAAAAATCCATCATTTATTTAACGATCGTCTCACTTCAAAGGAAATTAATACTTTGGCAACTTTAATTTATTATCCTCGACCAAAAATGAGTCTGATTTTACGAGAACTAAATGATACAGAAAAAAACGAATGGTATCGTCTTACTATATTACGATTAATAGAACTAACAAATTTTGTTTCTTCTAAATATACACGGTCAAAAGTTCGTAAACAGATGCCAAGTGATTTTATCTATATTATCGAAGAATTACTCTATCAAAATAACGCTCAAATAGAAAAAGACGACTACTATAATGAAATTATAACAAGCCTCATTCATTTAAACGCTGCTCAAGACCTCATACACGCGTTTTCTAAACTTATAAGACGTTTAGTTGTTGATCACCTACATATCGTTGGTGACGTCTTTGACCGTGGTCCTGCACCAGATAAAATAATTGGTCGACTCAAAGAAAATCATTCACTTGATTTTCAATGGGGAAATCACGATATGATTTGGATGGGAGCTGCTAGTGGATCCGCAGTCTGTTTAGCAAATGTTTTACGTATATCAGCACGCTACCTCAATCTAGATACAGTAGAAGAAAGTTACGGCATTTCTTTACGCTCACTCGCTATTTTTGCTGATGAAGTATACGCTAACGATCCCGCAACTGCTTTTCAACCTAAAACTCAAGAGCATGCGGAGGAAACAACAACCGAATTACAACAAATAGCGCGTATGCATAAAGCAATCGCTATTATTCAATTCAAATTGGAAGGGGAAATCATACAGCGCCATCCTGAATTTAATATGGAAAATAGACGTCTCCTTGATAAAATTGATTATGCTGCTGGCACTATTAGTATCGCAGGGAAAGATTATTTACTTACCGATACCCATTTCCCTACTATCAACCCAAAATCTCCTTATACGCTCACTCCAGAAGAATCTGAAGTTATTCATCGACTCGTCTCTGGATTTGTCAACTCGGAGAAATTACAAGAGCACGTCGCCTTCCTCTATTCAAAAGGCAGTATGTACCTGCGTTATAATGGCAATTTAATTTATCATGGTTGTATTCCTCTAGATGATGATGGTTCGTTTGAAAAGTTATTGATTGCTGGCAAAACATATAGCGGACGATCACTCTTAGATCAATTTGATCGTTTTGCTCGTGAAGCTTACTCACAACCTGATGGAAGTGAAATTAAAAAGAATGCTTTAGATTATGTCTGGTATTTATGGACCGGTGAAACGTCGCCTTTATTCGGGAAAAAAGCAATGACTACATTCGAACGCTATTTTATCGAGGATAAAACGACACACTATGAAAAAAAGAATGCTTATTATCAACTGCGTAATAATGTCTCAACAGTCGATAAAATCTTAGTAGAGTTCGATTTAAATCCAGATATAGGTCATATCGTTAATGGCCACACACCCATCAAAGAAGGAAAAGGCGAGACACCTATCAAAGCTGATGGAAAGATGTTAGTAATAGATGGTGGCTTTTCTAAAGCTTATCATAACGTCACTAGCATCGCGGGCTATACACTCATCTATAATGCTTATGGACTTCAACTTGTCAGACATCAGCCATTCACGTCTACTGAGGATGCTATTTCAAATGAAACTGATATTGTTTCAACTCGTCGTATCATCGAAACAGAAACCTCACGAAAAATGGTAAAAGACACAGATATCGGTTTCAAACTTACAGCCCAAATAACTGATTTAAAAGCATTATTACTTGCTTACCGCAGTGGTATTATAAAAGAGAAAAACGTTTAA
- a CDS encoding DUF3899 domain-containing protein, with amino-acid sequence MKKLGIYVIVSFLVISGFVTFKEPGWTIEHFMDVSFIVGLVLLLLGLLIWVVRGGFFDIFHSSMRMLFNFGPNRRSAEEIREAGMLSELVAVKYHHLLIVGGIYIVVNILFLVIFY; translated from the coding sequence TTGAAAAAGTTAGGGATTTATGTAATTGTCAGTTTTTTAGTAATAAGTGGCTTTGTTACTTTTAAGGAACCAGGTTGGACAATTGAGCATTTTATGGATGTCAGTTTCATCGTTGGATTAGTCTTGTTGTTATTAGGGTTATTGATTTGGGTTGTTCGTGGAGGCTTTTTTGATATCTTTCATTCATCAATGCGTATGTTATTCAATTTTGGGCCCAACAGACGATCCGCAGAAGAAATCAGAGAGGCCGGAATGCTTTCTGAACTAGTAGCGGTTAAGTATCACCATTTATTAATTGTCGGTGGTATTTATATTGTTGTGAATATTTTATTCCTCGTTATTTTCTATTAA
- a CDS encoding peptide ABC transporter substrate-binding protein codes for MKKLKVSAVMAIVLIVGLVLAACGGGNSSSDSKDSAKKDKEQTINLLESAQIATMDTVMSTDVVSGTAMDQVIEGLYSLGKDDKFELGVAAEEPTISKDNKTYTFKLRDDAKWSNGDDVTANDFVFAWRKAVNPDTGAQYAYMFDGVIENASDIMTKKKGVDTLGVKAVDDKTLEVQLERPITYIKSLFAFVTFKPQNEKFVKEQGKNYAKTSENLIYNGPFTLKDWDGNGDTWEYVKNDKYWGAKDVKLKNAKINVVKQPSTGINLYTKGEADAVNLSAEYAKQYAKDKNRISVPQASVFYLKFNQKRDGKETPLANEHARKAIAQAFNKEAYAKQILANGSVAVDQQVPEGLAANPKTGEDFTKSAAAANKYLTYDVEAAQKEWKEAQKEIGDKVTIELLSDDTDNAKSSSQYMKDQLEKNLPGLTLSLKNVPFNNRVDLDSKSNFDMELSGWGADYQDPMTFLDLYVTGGSNANINYSNKEYDALINANKTTDAADPQKRWENFIKAQDILINQDAAIAPIYQRSLSILQNPAIKDMYRHNFGSDYSLKAAYIK; via the coding sequence ATGAAGAAATTGAAAGTATCTGCCGTAATGGCAATCGTATTAATCGTTGGTCTAGTGTTGGCTGCGTGTGGTGGAGGTAACTCATCAAGCGATTCTAAAGATTCAGCCAAAAAAGATAAAGAGCAAACTATTAACTTGCTTGAGTCAGCACAAATTGCAACAATGGATACAGTAATGTCAACAGATGTTGTATCTGGAACAGCAATGGATCAAGTAATTGAAGGTCTTTATTCATTAGGTAAAGATGATAAATTTGAATTAGGTGTTGCTGCTGAAGAACCAACTATCAGCAAAGACAATAAAACATATACATTCAAACTACGTGATGATGCTAAATGGTCTAACGGTGACGATGTAACTGCAAACGATTTTGTGTTTGCATGGCGCAAAGCTGTTAATCCAGACACGGGTGCTCAATACGCATACATGTTTGATGGTGTAATTGAAAATGCTTCTGACATTATGACTAAGAAAAAAGGCGTTGATACATTAGGTGTTAAAGCTGTAGATGATAAAACACTTGAAGTTCAATTAGAACGTCCGATTACTTACATCAAATCATTATTTGCATTTGTAACTTTCAAACCACAAAATGAAAAGTTTGTTAAAGAACAAGGTAAAAACTACGCTAAAACAAGTGAAAACTTAATCTATAACGGTCCTTTCACATTGAAAGACTGGGATGGTAATGGCGATACTTGGGAATATGTAAAAAATGATAAATACTGGGGCGCTAAAGATGTTAAGTTGAAAAATGCTAAAATTAACGTTGTTAAACAACCTTCAACAGGTATTAACTTATACACTAAAGGCGAAGCTGACGCTGTAAACTTATCTGCAGAATATGCTAAACAATATGCAAAAGATAAAAATAGAATCAGTGTGCCACAAGCATCAGTATTCTACCTTAAATTCAACCAAAAACGTGATGGCAAAGAAACGCCATTAGCTAACGAACATGCTCGTAAAGCAATTGCTCAAGCATTTAACAAAGAAGCTTACGCTAAACAAATCTTAGCTAACGGCTCTGTAGCAGTAGATCAACAAGTACCTGAAGGCCTTGCAGCAAATCCAAAAACTGGTGAAGATTTCACGAAATCAGCAGCAGCAGCAAACAAATACTTAACGTATGATGTTGAAGCTGCACAAAAAGAGTGGAAAGAAGCTCAAAAAGAAATTGGTGATAAAGTAACAATTGAGTTATTAAGTGACGATACTGATAACGCAAAATCTTCTTCACAGTATATGAAAGATCAATTAGAAAAAAATCTTCCAGGATTGACACTTAGTCTTAAAAACGTACCATTTAACAACCGTGTTGATTTAGATAGTAAATCTAACTTTGATATGGAATTATCTGGTTGGGGTGCAGATTACCAAGATCCAATGACATTCTTAGATCTTTATGTAACTGGTGGATCTAATGCAAACATTAACTACTCTAATAAAGAGTACGATGCATTGATTAATGCTAACAAAACAACAGATGCAGCTGACCCACAAAAACGTTGGGAAAACTTCATCAAAGCGCAAGATATCTTGATTAATCAAGATGCAGCAATCGCACCAATTTACCAACGTTCATTATCAATTCTTCAAAACCCAGCAATCAAAGATATGTACCGTCATAACTTTGGTTCTGATTACAGCTTAAAAGCAGCTTACATTAAATAG
- a CDS encoding peptide ABC transporter substrate-binding protein, which yields MKKLKLSVVTAVVLIVGLVLAACGNGSSTAKEETGKKDQTINLLESAQIATMDTVMSTDVVSGTAMDQVFEGLYTLGKDDKFELGVAAAEPTISSDDKTYTFKIRDDAEWSNGTPVTAQDFVYSWRKAVNPATGSQYAYMFDGFIANASDIMAKKKDINTLGVKAVDDKTLEVKLERPTTYAKSLFAFVTFKPQNEKYVKEQGKNYAKTSDNLIYNGPFTMKDWDGNGDSWEYVKNDKYWGAKDVKLNNAKINVVKQPSTGINLYTKGEADAVVLSAEYAKQYANDKDRISVPQASVFYLKFNQKRAGKDTVLANEHVRKAIAQSYNKEAYAKQILANGSVAADQQVPKGLAKNEKTGEDFTKAAGEANKYLTYNVEAAQKEWKLAQKEIGDKVTIELLSDDTDNAKSSSQYMKDQMEKNLPGLTVSLKNVPFNNRVDLDSKSDFDMELSGWGADFQDPLTFLELYVTGGTNANINYSNKEYDALITANKTTDAADPQKRWENFIKAQDILINQDAAIAPIYQRSLSILQNPAIKDMYRHNFGSDYSLKAAYIK from the coding sequence ATGAAAAAATTGAAGTTATCGGTTGTAACAGCAGTTGTCTTAATCGTAGGTCTTGTACTTGCGGCATGTGGTAATGGTTCTAGTACAGCAAAAGAAGAAACAGGCAAAAAAGACCAAACAATCAACTTGTTAGAGTCAGCACAAATTGCAACAATGGATACAGTAATGTCAACAGATGTTGTATCTGGAACAGCAATGGATCAAGTATTTGAAGGTCTTTACACATTAGGTAAAGATGATAAGTTTGAACTTGGGGTTGCAGCAGCAGAACCAACAATTAGTTCAGATGATAAAACATATACATTTAAAATTCGCGATGACGCTGAATGGTCAAATGGTACACCAGTAACAGCTCAAGATTTTGTATACTCTTGGAGAAAAGCAGTAAATCCTGCAACTGGCTCACAATATGCTTATATGTTTGATGGTTTTATTGCTAATGCATCAGATATCATGGCTAAGAAAAAAGACATTAACACATTAGGTGTTAAAGCTGTAGATGATAAAACGCTTGAAGTTAAATTAGAGCGTCCAACTACATATGCTAAATCATTATTTGCGTTTGTAACATTCAAACCACAAAATGAAAAATATGTTAAAGAACAAGGTAAAAACTATGCAAAAACTAGTGATAACTTAATCTATAACGGTCCTTTCACAATGAAAGACTGGGATGGTAACGGCGATTCATGGGAATATGTAAAAAATGATAAATATTGGGGTGCTAAAGATGTTAAGTTAAACAACGCTAAAATTAACGTTGTTAAGCAACCATCAACAGGTATCAACTTATATACAAAAGGTGAAGCAGACGCAGTTGTACTATCTGCAGAATACGCTAAACAATATGCAAATGATAAAGATAGAATCAGTGTGCCACAAGCATCAGTATTCTACCTTAAATTCAACCAAAAACGTGCAGGTAAAGATACTGTATTAGCAAATGAACACGTACGTAAAGCAATCGCTCAATCATATAACAAAGAAGCTTATGCTAAACAAATTTTAGCTAACGGCTCTGTAGCAGCTGACCAACAAGTACCAAAAGGTTTAGCTAAAAATGAAAAAACAGGTGAAGATTTTACTAAAGCAGCTGGAGAAGCAAACAAATACTTAACGTATAATGTTGAAGCAGCTCAAAAAGAGTGGAAATTAGCTCAAAAAGAAATTGGCGATAAAGTAACAATCGAATTATTAAGTGATGATACTGATAACGCAAAATCTTCTTCACAGTATATGAAAGACCAAATGGAAAAAAATCTTCCAGGTTTAACAGTTAGCCTTAAAAATGTACCATTTAACAACCGTGTTGATTTAGATAGTAAATCTGATTTTGATATGGAATTATCTGGTTGGGGAGCTGACTTCCAAGATCCACTTACATTCTTAGAATTATATGTAACTGGTGGAACAAACGCTAACATCAACTACTCTAACAAAGAGTACGATGCCTTAATTACTGCTAACAAAACAACAGATGCAGCTGACCCACAAAAACGTTGGGAAAACTTCATCAAAGCACAAGATATCTTGATTAATCAAGATGCTGCAATCGCACCAATTTACCAACGTTCATTATCAATTCTTCAAAATCCAGCAATCAAAGATATGTACCGTCATAACTTTGGTTCTGATTACAGCTTAAAAGCAGCTTATATTAAATAA
- a CDS encoding ABC transporter ATP-binding protein: MEKERRKLLEVKNLKQYFNEGTKKEVRAINDISFDIYEGETFGLVGESGCGKSTTGRTILRLYEATSGEVDFEGTDVHAVKSREQMLAFRREMQMIFQDPYASLDPRMTVRDIVAEGIDIHKLAKDKQERNAMVDDLLERVGLNRDHASRYPHEFSGGQRQRIGIARALAVKPKFIIADEPISALDVSIQAQVVNLLKELQLEENLTYLFIAHDLSMVKYISDRIGVMYAGRILELATSDDLYQTPLHPYTESLLSAIPIPDPIYERTRQRIIYDAKAHQYVEADDAQLREIENGHFVYCKADEVETYRAKLAAKKIAQVSV, translated from the coding sequence ATGGAAAAAGAACGCCGTAAATTATTAGAAGTTAAGAATTTAAAACAATATTTTAACGAAGGTACTAAAAAAGAAGTGCGTGCCATCAACGATATCTCTTTTGATATATATGAAGGTGAAACTTTTGGCCTTGTTGGAGAATCTGGTTGTGGAAAATCAACAACTGGTCGTACAATTTTACGCCTTTATGAAGCAACAAGTGGTGAAGTCGATTTTGAAGGTACAGATGTTCATGCTGTTAAATCACGCGAGCAAATGTTAGCGTTTCGTCGTGAAATGCAAATGATCTTCCAAGATCCTTATGCATCACTTGATCCACGTATGACAGTTCGTGATATTGTTGCTGAAGGTATCGATATTCATAAATTAGCAAAAGATAAACAAGAACGTAATGCGATGGTTGATGATTTGCTTGAACGAGTAGGTTTAAACCGTGATCATGCAAGTCGTTACCCTCATGAGTTTTCAGGTGGTCAACGTCAACGTATTGGTATCGCTCGTGCTTTAGCAGTTAAACCGAAATTTATTATTGCTGATGAACCAATTTCAGCATTGGACGTTTCAATTCAAGCTCAAGTCGTTAACCTTTTAAAAGAATTACAGTTAGAGGAGAATTTAACTTACCTCTTTATTGCGCATGATTTATCAATGGTTAAATATATCAGTGATCGTATTGGGGTTATGTATGCAGGTCGTATTTTAGAACTTGCTACTTCTGATGATTTATATCAAACACCATTACACCCATATACTGAATCATTATTATCAGCGATTCCAATTCCAGATCCGATTTATGAGCGTACACGTCAACGTATTATTTATGATGCTAAAGCTCATCAATATGTGGAAGCTGATGATGCACAATTACGTGAAATTGAAAATGGTCACTTTGTTTACTGTAAAGCAGATGAAGTTGAGACTTATCGTGCGAAATTGGCTGCTAAAAAAATTGCTCAAGTTTCAGTATAA
- a CDS encoding ABC transporter ATP-binding protein, giving the protein MDKSKILEVDNLNVSFHTFAGEVRAIRGVSFELYKGETLAIVGESGSGKSVSSKAIMGLLPPRNSEITNGSIKFKGNDLVKYSEKKMQKVRGKEIAMIFQDPMTSLNPTIPIGKQIMEPLRKHQGMNRDAARSRAIELLELVGIPDAEKRLKEYPHQYSGGMRQRVVIAIALACDPEVLIADEPTTALDVTIQAQILELLKEIQEKTGTAVIFITHDLGVVASIADRVAVMYAGEIVEIGTVDEIFYNPKHPYTWGLISSMPSLESSTESLYAIPGSPPDLLIPPKGDAFAARNEFAMKIDSEQKPPLFKVSDTHFAATWLLHPDAPKVEAPAEIQRRQAVFAKLNEGVRV; this is encoded by the coding sequence ATGGATAAATCAAAGATTTTAGAGGTTGATAATCTCAATGTCTCATTCCACACGTTTGCTGGGGAAGTTAGAGCCATTCGAGGTGTCAGTTTTGAACTATATAAAGGTGAAACACTCGCAATTGTTGGAGAGTCTGGTTCAGGAAAATCAGTATCTTCTAAAGCAATAATGGGGTTATTACCTCCGCGTAACTCAGAAATTACCAATGGTAGCATTAAGTTTAAAGGCAATGATCTTGTTAAATATAGCGAGAAAAAAATGCAAAAAGTCCGCGGTAAAGAAATCGCAATGATTTTCCAAGACCCAATGACTTCTTTAAACCCAACAATCCCAATTGGTAAACAGATTATGGAACCATTACGTAAACATCAAGGTATGAACCGTGATGCTGCACGTAGTCGCGCAATTGAATTATTAGAATTAGTAGGAATTCCAGACGCAGAAAAACGTTTGAAAGAATACCCACATCAATACTCAGGTGGTATGCGTCAACGTGTTGTTATCGCAATTGCACTAGCATGTGATCCAGAAGTATTGATTGCTGATGAGCCAACAACAGCATTGGATGTAACAATCCAAGCTCAAATTCTTGAATTACTTAAAGAAATTCAAGAAAAAACAGGCACAGCTGTTATTTTTATTACACATGATTTAGGTGTTGTGGCAAGTATTGCTGATCGTGTAGCTGTAATGTATGCAGGAGAAATTGTTGAAATTGGAACAGTAGATGAAATTTTCTACAATCCTAAACATCCTTATACTTGGGGCTTAATTAGCTCTATGCCTAGCTTAGAGTCAAGCACAGAATCTCTTTACGCGATTCCAGGCTCACCGCCGGATTTATTGATTCCACCTAAAGGTGATGCTTTTGCTGCACGTAATGAATTTGCAATGAAGATTGATAGTGAACAAAAACCACCACTATTTAAAGTTTCTGACACTCATTTTGCAGCAACGTGGTTATTACATCCTGATGCACCGAAGGTTGAAGCGCCAGCTGAGATTCAGCGTCGTCAAGCTGTTTTCGCTAAATTAAATGAAGGGGTGCGAGTTTGA
- the opp3C gene encoding oligopeptide ABC transporter permease encodes MTYKKNDNIPSEMFEQVGISTEKSEKISRPSLTAMQDSWMRIRKNKAAIVSLVILVLVVLMAIAGPWMSPHAPNDQNVEHSNLPPKVQGFENMPFWNGKQELAGTETDVYKENNVKDYYWFGTDSLGRDLFSRTWEGTRISLYIALIATIISLAVGVTYGMVSGYVGGRVDNFMQRIIEIISGIPNLVVVILMLLIMKPGLNAIIIAIAITGWINMARVVRAQVLMLKQQEFVLAAQAMGKPTSGILFKHLIPNLSGVIIINTMFTIPDAIFFEAFLSFIGIGLQPPTASLGTLIEEGYKSLRFLPYQIVYPAFVICLIMIVFNLIADGLRDAFDPKMRD; translated from the coding sequence ATGACATATAAGAAAAATGATAATATTCCTTCTGAAATGTTTGAACAAGTTGGAATTAGTACTGAAAAAAGCGAAAAAATCTCACGTCCAAGCTTAACTGCGATGCAGGATAGCTGGATGCGAATTAGAAAAAACAAAGCAGCAATTGTGAGTTTAGTGATCTTAGTACTTGTTGTGCTTATGGCGATTGCTGGGCCATGGATGTCACCTCACGCGCCAAACGATCAAAATGTTGAACACTCAAACTTACCACCTAAAGTGCAAGGTTTTGAAAATATGCCTTTTTGGAATGGTAAACAAGAGCTTGCTGGAACAGAAACAGATGTTTACAAAGAAAATAATGTAAAAGATTATTACTGGTTCGGAACAGATTCACTTGGACGTGACCTCTTTTCACGTACTTGGGAAGGAACACGTATCTCTTTATATATTGCTTTAATAGCAACAATTATTAGTTTGGCAGTAGGTGTTACATACGGTATGGTATCAGGTTATGTAGGCGGACGAGTCGACAACTTTATGCAACGTATCATTGAAATAATCTCAGGGATTCCTAACCTTGTCGTTGTTATCCTAATGCTTCTTATTATGAAACCAGGCTTAAATGCAATCATTATCGCTATTGCGATAACAGGTTGGATTAATATGGCTAGGGTAGTAAGGGCACAAGTTTTAATGCTGAAACAACAAGAGTTTGTATTGGCAGCACAAGCAATGGGTAAACCAACGTCAGGAATTCTCTTTAAGCACTTAATTCCTAACTTGTCAGGTGTTATCATTATTAACACGATGTTCACTATTCCTGATGCGATTTTCTTTGAAGCTTTCTTAAGTTTCATCGGTATTGGGTTACAACCACCGACAGCATCATTAGGAACATTAATTGAAGAAGGCTATAAGTCATTGCGCTTCTTACCGTATCAAATTGTGTATCCTGCATTCGTTATCTGTTTGATTATGATTGTGTTTAACTTAATTGCAGACGGTTTACGCGATGCATTTGACCCGAAAATGCGTGATTAA